Genomic segment of Agrobacterium larrymoorei:
AGAATGCTTTATCGGGTAGCCGGCAACGAAAGCTTTCTTGGTTAATGTTTCACGTGAATCAGCCATCGATGACACCTAACATGTGCAATTTCGTTAAGAGAGGTAAAAGCGGCAGGCCGAGGATCGTGAAATAATCCCCCTCGATTGAAGTGAATAGCTGGATCCCCTCCCCTTCAAGCTGATAAGCGCCGACACTGGACAGGACCTTCGGGCCGACACGTGCGAGATGCCGGGTGACAAAATCTTTGTCGAGATTCCGCACCGTCATATCCGCAACCGTCACGATGTCCCAGATGATCTTGCCGTTTTGCGCAATCGCCGCACCGCAGTTCAATCGATGGGTTTTTCCGGAAAGCGACATGAGGTTGGCGTGCGCCTCATCCATATCTTTCGGCTTGTGATAAATCCTGCTTCCCAGAGACATCGTCTGATCTGAACCAATCACAAAAGCTGAAGGGTGCAGAAGGCTGACGGCGAGAGCTTTGGCCTTCGCAAGCTCAACGGCTATCGTCTCCGGTGCAGCGCCCTCATCTGCGAGCCTTGCGTCAATGGAGCGTTCATCGATGTCGGCAGGTATGCTGGAAAAATCCAGTCCTGCATTTCGCATCAGCATCTGGCGAGAAGCGCTGGACGAGGCCAGTATCAGTTCGGAAGGCATTCGTTTTCTCCGATAATATGAGATCGGATTAACGCGTCCTTTGGCGCAGGGCAAGGATTGCCGCGGCTGTCTCTTCGATGGATCGTCGCGTTACATCGATGAGTGGCCAATTGTTGCGCGCGCAGAGCGACCTTGCATATTTCAACTCCTCCATGATCGTCGCGCGATCGATATATTGTCCCCTGTCGAAGCCACCGGTCGATCCAAGCTCCCTATGCTCCCGGACCTGAGAGATTCTGTCGGATGTCGCAACTAGTCCCACGATCAGAGGTTTGGTTGCCTTATAGAGACTGTCTGGCAAAGGCACACTCGGTACGACGGGAATATTGGCGGTCTTGATGCCGCGATTGGCGAGATAGATGCTTGTCGGCGTCTTCGACGTGCGGCTGATCCCGATGATGATGATTTCGGCTTCATCATAATTTTCCGGCATCTGCCCGTCATCGTGATCCATGGCGAAGTTGAGGGCCTCGATCCGCGCGAAATATTCGGCATTCAACGCATGCTGCGCGCCGACGCGCCGCCGGGATGTCGTTCCGAGATACGTCTGGAAAATGCTGGTAATCGGTTCGAGCACATTGACGCATGGAACGCCGAGAGCGTGGCATTGTATCTCAAGAAACGACGATAAGTCCTGATCGACAATCGTATAGAGCACGATGCCCGGCTGCTTGTCGATCGACTCGACAACGGCCTGCAACTGCTTCTGATTTCGGATCATCGGATAGACATGCTCAATCGGCATCGATGCATGAAACTGTGCGGACACCGCACGCCCGGAGGACATGAGAGTCTCTCCCGTCGAGTCCGAAATCAGGTGAAGATGGAAGAAGTTTTTTTTGTTCTCCACGCTGTTTTCGCCTCCCTGTTGATAAGGCTGGACAAAGCTCGACCCTTCCCAGCGGCGGGATCGGCCAGCGGGAAAACCGCCGCCTTATCCACAAATCGAAAAACGGTGTAGCAAGCTGAAGCAGGCTTGTGAATTGTGAGGATGGAAGAAAACTTCAGGAACTTGCTCCAACGGTTATCCACAGACGGGGTAACCTCAAGCCGTAAATTAACATACTGAAAAAATTCATGAAAAACTGGATTTCCTTCAAGTTTTCCATTCTTCTCGGAATTTCGTTCTCTCGAGGAATTCATCTCAGCGAGATGCGGCATAAAGGCCGGATTGTTTTTAATCCTTGCTACTCACCGACTCTAAGAAATAGAAAATCTTTTAAATCTCTTTGTTTTTAGATTTAGAAAAGTTGAGTGCGATGATCGAACGCAGTGTCATGAGGGTTTTGAACGGAGAGACATCCACTCCCCCTCCAATCTGGCTTATGAGACAGGCTGGAAGATATCTCCCGGAGTACAGGGAAACGCGCAAGCAAGCCGGAAGTTTCCTGGACCTCTGTTATAATCCGGATCTTGCGACGGAAGTGACGCTTCAGCCTATTCGTCGCTTTGGTCTGGATGCTGCCATTCTGTTTTCCGATATTCTGGTGATACCCGATGCGTTGAAGCGCAATGTGACCTTCTCTGAGGGCAAGGGTCCACAGATGGATCCGATCAGCGTTTCCGACATTGGCGCTTTGGACCGCTCGCAGGTGCTGGAGCATCTCGACCCGG
This window contains:
- a CDS encoding Maf-like protein → MPSELILASSSASRQMLMRNAGLDFSSIPADIDERSIDARLADEGAAPETIAVELAKAKALAVSLLHPSAFVIGSDQTMSLGSRIYHKPKDMDEAHANLMSLSGKTHRLNCGAAIAQNGKIIWDIVTVADMTVRNLDKDFVTRHLARVGPKVLSSVGAYQLEGEGIQLFTSIEGDYFTILGLPLLPLLTKLHMLGVIDG
- a CDS encoding pyruvate, water dikinase regulatory protein; amino-acid sequence: MENKKNFFHLHLISDSTGETLMSSGRAVSAQFHASMPIEHVYPMIRNQKQLQAVVESIDKQPGIVLYTIVDQDLSSFLEIQCHALGVPCVNVLEPITSIFQTYLGTTSRRRVGAQHALNAEYFARIEALNFAMDHDDGQMPENYDEAEIIIIGISRTSKTPTSIYLANRGIKTANIPVVPSVPLPDSLYKATKPLIVGLVATSDRISQVREHRELGSTGGFDRGQYIDRATIMEELKYARSLCARNNWPLIDVTRRSIEETAAAILALRQRTR